Proteins from a single region of Apium graveolens cultivar Ventura chromosome 7, ASM990537v1, whole genome shotgun sequence:
- the LOC141673801 gene encoding surfeit locus protein 1 → MMLRLLSSSSNNSTSLLARHLRRGLSTTTAAPSLSSLSNPQEKEKGTGWTRFLLFVPGALTFGLGTWQIFRRNDKIHMLEYRKIKLGSEPINCNNMSLSKENLDALEFRRLLCEGVFDEKKSIYVGPRSRSISGVTENGYYVITPLMPIPNNPRSAQSPLLVNRGWVPRSWKDTSSKHSVDDEQPLAIESPTGGKSRSSRWWFQSNKPDVVQVPDVISTKVVGVVRGSEKPSAFVPANDLSSSQWFYVDVPAIASACGLPENTLYIEETNDNVNPSNPYPLPKDPSTLIRSSVMPQDHLNYTFTWYSLSAAVTFMAFKRIIPKKSRARV, encoded by the exons ATGATGTTGCGATTGTTGTCAAGTAGCAGTAACAATTCAACATCACTATTAGCTCGTCATCTCCGTCGCGGTCTCTCCACTACCACTGCTGCTCCCTCCCTTTCCTCTCTCTCTAATCCCCAAG AGAAAGAGAAAGGAACAGGATGGACACGATTCTTACTATTTGTTCCCGGAGCTTTAACTTTCGGTCTCGGCACTTGGCAGATTTTTCGACGGAATGATAAG ATACATATGTTGGAGTACAGAAAAATTAAGTTGGGAAGTGAGCCCATTAACTGCAACAACATGTCTCTTTCAAAGGAAAACTTGGATGCTTTAGAATTCAGGAGACTGTTATGCGAAGGAGTTTTTGATGAGAAAAAGTCAATCTACGTGGGCCCTCGTTCTAGAAGCATTTCAGGGGTGACTGAAAATGGCTACTATGTCATTACGCCTCTTATGCCTATCCCGAACAACCCTAGAAG TGCACAGTCGCCGCTACTAGTTAACAGAGGTTGGGTTCCACGTAGTTGGAAAGACACGTCTTCTAAACATTCCGTAGATGATGAACAACCTTTAGCTATAGAATCACCTACTGGTGGAAAGAGCAGAAGTTCTCGGTGGTGGTTCCAGTCGAATAAGCCTGATGTTGTTCAG GTTCCTGATGTCATCTCTACAAAAGTTGTTGGAGTTGTACGTGGCAGTGAGAAGCCAAGCGCTTTTGTTCCGGCCAATGACCTTAGTTCCTCCCAGTGGTTCTATGTAGATGTTCCTGCAATTGCTAGTGCTTGTGGACTCCCAGAGAATACATTATACATCGAAGAAACGAATGATAATGTTAATCCAAGTAATCCATATCCTCTACCAAAGGATCCGAGCACACTAATTCGAAGTTCAGTAATGCCACAGGACCATCTCAATTATACATTTACATG GTATTCCTTATCAGCAGCTGTAACATTTATGGCTTTTAAGAGAATAATACCGAAAAAGAGCAGGGCACGTGTGTAA